tacctagggaggtggtggaatctccatccttacaggtttttaaggcctgacttgacaaagccctggctgggatgatttagtgggtgttggtcctgctttgagcagaggattggactggatggcctcctgaggtctcttccaaccctaatattctatgactgAGTCCATCTTTGTTTATTGCCTGTCCCAAAAACTCAGTCTGGGGTAGGTGGAaaatgcacttttccttgtttagCTTCCATCCGGACTCGCTGGTTAGGGTTAGAACTTCATTGAGAGTTTTGTGGTCTTCTTCCATCGAAGACCCATATATATCTTCTTCCATCGAGGTCCATGAAAACTACAACTCCATTTGTATTGGTtaacagttctgccatcttccttgGGAAAATTTCAGGTACCCCAGTAACCCCAAAAGGCCATCTTCTAAAGCAAAATCTCTGAGAGGCTGTAAGAAATTTAGTCAGCTGAACACTTTCTTTGGCTGAAGGAATTTGCGAGCTTGGAGAATACTGTCGTTCCTTTCACTCTGAGGAGGAAGTCACCCCATGTCGGGAGGATATTTATTTTCTCTTACAATAGCTTTGGTGCTGGGGCCCGGGCCGGAGGAGGTCAGTGActgctgctggggtcagggaaggGTGTCACTCTCTGATGCCCTCTTCTCCCTTGGCTCCCCTCCGATATCTCCTGGAAGGTGATGAACATGGCCCCTGCACACACTCTATGAGCTCAGTGATGGCATCTGGGCCCAGCCCCTGGGTCTGCATCTGTAGGAGGATCCGGACAGTGCATTCCCCTAGGGGAGAGGCGAGCCAGGGATAGGTGGGGGGGACGTCCCTCTAAGGCCCCCACATGGGAGAGGGTTGATCCCAGGGtccccaccctcctctcccactgTGAACCTCTTGCTGAAGAAGTTGCAGCACAATAACCTCACCATGGGGACGATGGGACCTGGGGCGGAAGGGAGCCAGGATGATATACAGGGGTGGAACAAGCAGACCAGGGGGAAAGCTCGGACCTGGGTCTGCATGGCCAGATGGAAGGGTAGCATGGGGCTGTTGTAGGTTcagagattcccaggccagaagggatctcTGTGCCTATCCAGTCTGAGCAACAGGTCGGAGAAATGCCCCACAATAATCCCTACAGCATATCCCGTCAGGATGGGTCATGCGGGTGGAGATGTTATTGGCACCGCGGGATGGGCTGGCAGAAGGGGGCGGGTGTGTCCCCTCCAGGGGCTGTtcagcccagccccagcaggcCCTGTTCAGGCTCTCAACTTGCCCCGAACACCATGGCCAATCCCTGGGTCATGGCAACTGGTCCTGCTATGCAGGGTCTGCATAGCCGCGTGTCACGGTGACGGTGTGCCTGGGCCTGGCACTGGCGGCAAGCAGGGCATCCCCCAGCCCTGGTCCGCCGAGCCCCAGGCTCTGgcctcctgcctcccagctggCCAGATGGTGGGAGCCCCCTTCCCAGAGTGAATTGCTCTCTGTCCCCTGGTCCCGCTCTCCCCAGCTAGGGACACTAGGGGAGGGTGGCCCAGGCTGTCCTTGCTTATGCACGGTATGCACGGGAGCTCTCCgccctgttgccggcacccagtgccagagacgaacaacagcaggggttcgttacccggtatgcgtcacccaataatcacaacggggtggagaagcagaaaagtttatttgcagctgcaaacaaggtacagggagaatagaatctcaaatcctgcacacagagcaggaagttacacaggcttttatacatactttcttcagcatacttatccaatagtaagctgccctaagtatccatatagccagccaatccagttcccagctagttcccttgttctctgtaccatctgttaaaccatacgtaaagctgctttattcagcattgttcttccatatctgccctgtttgccttgtttagtttcaggcagtctgactttgcaacatattgttgcagatcctcagcataactgctgcgagtgcctccaggcgggggggccaaggacacttgggcctagtatgcataactgctgcgagtgccaaCACCCCGCTGGCAGCAGTAGTGAGATCCTTACTCGCACTATGGTCACTCCAACCCCTTTCCCTGAAGAGACACTgcccatccccgcagctccccctCCAGGATTGGGCCTGGTGCCAGGGGCAAAATCCTATCTGTCTGCTTCCCGCTGGCTCAGAGGGTTTGATCCCCCCATGGCTCCCCCTTTTCCCTCCAGGCCACGTCAGACGTgatcccacacacatacacacaactgTATGGGACGGAGGCATTGTGAGGTGAGTACCCGCTGCCGTGGCAACCGTCTCCATGGCGAGACACAGACCCTGAGAGGCGGTGCGGGTGAGGAGGGAGGCGGGTGCCTGGGGGGAGCTCCCAGGATCTGGCATTGTCGCCAGCACTGGGGCATCCACCCATGGGGCACAGAGAGCTGGTATCGTCCTGATCCCATACAGGCAGGAAGGCTCCTCGCAGGCAGGGAGAGCCACCATGGGGAAGCCAGCCCCCtagcctcctgcccctccctgccctgaccACAAGTCAGCCAactccccagcctcctgccccttccTACACCCAGGTCTGATCCACGGGCCAGCCAGCCCCATAACCtccacctctccctgcccccaggtctGACCATGGAGcaggcccctctctgcccctgagGTCTGACCCATGGGCCAGCCAGTCCCCTatacccccacccctccctgcccccagatctGATCCACCAGGTAGCCAGCCCCTTATCCCCCCatcactccctgccccctggatCTGACTCACAGGGCTCTACCAGCCCcctatcccccacccctccctatCCCCGAGGTCTGACCCACTGGGTAGCTAGCCTCCTATccctcctgcctctccctgcccctcagatCTGACCCATAGGCCCAGCCAGCCCAGTATGCCCTGCCCTGTGTCAGACCCATTCACACACCGTAGGGCTGGAGTAACCCTGAGCTGGGTGGTCCCAGGCCGGAAGGCACCTTGAAGGGGATGGGAGACGGGGCTCAGGACCCTGGCTGTCTGTGGCAGAGGGGCTCTCCCAAGCCAGGCGGTGCTgacccctcttttccccacagcTTGGCCATGGGACCCCCCGATGAGCTGCTGCGGGGCCAGGCGGGCCCGGAGGCCTGGCGCAATGAGGCCAAGGCCACAATGCGGGCGGCGCAGCAGCTGCGGGGGCGCTGCTGGCGGGAGGCGGTGGCGCAGTGGCGCCCACCgcagcccccaggccagccccaggaGACGCCCTACGAGCGCCGCACTCGGCTGCAGGGCTGGCGTTTTAAGCTGGACGTGACGGCGGCTGGTGAGACGCTGGAGAAGCCACCCGAGGGGCCAGGCATCACGCTGTGGAAGAGCAAGATGAAGCCCCCACCCTGGGTGAgccagctgcccctgccctgcttccgGGACCACTGCGCCAGCCAGAGCAACGGGCTGGCCGCCCACTATGCCAGCGCTGTGCGCCTGGTGGTCAGCCGACTGCGCCAGGCACTCACTGAGCTCAACGAGCAGGCCAAGTGCCTCAACCTGTCACGCCAACACCTCGATGCCGCCCTGGCCAAGGTGCGCACCGCGCTGCTCACCAACCGGCAAAGTGCTCTGGTGCGCGGGCACCGGCCCCCGGCCGAgcaggtgagaccccccctcGTATCTCCCGCACCCCATTTCCCCGTCTGTGCCCTCTATCCCCTCATGCCCCATATCCCCCATGCCCCATTTTCCACCTGTGCCCTCTATCCCCTGGCGCCCTGTATCCCCCATGTCCCGTAACCCCCCAGCAGGGCCAGGTGCAGGCACTGGCCCCCAGCCAAGCAGATGAGAGCCCCCACCCTATATACCCCGCACCTCATTTCCCCTGTGCCCTCTATCCCCCGTGCCCCACATCCCCCCAGCATGGCCAAGTGCAGGGATGGGTCCCTAGCCGAGCAGATGAGcgcccctgccctgtaacccccatgcCCCATTTCCCATGTGCCCTCTATCCCCCCATGCCCTGTGTACCCCCTATCCCAGGCATGGACACCAGCCCCCCATCGAGCAGGTGGGAGCTCCAATAACTTGTATCCCTGTGTGCTCCATATCCCCTGTGCCCCATATCCCCCTCACTCCTTATCCACACCCCATGTCCCCCACCAAGCAGGTGAGCACCCCCCAGATCCCATATTCACCCACACCCAatgttccacacacacacccctgtgccCATCACCCCCCAGCATAGCCAGATGCTGGCATTGACACCCGCCCCCCACTGAGCAGGTGACAGCCCCCTACCTCATATCTCACCAGGCcccattccccccacaccccatatCTTGCCCTGCCtgtttccctcccatgccccatAGCCCCAGCACTCCATGTCCCCCCCAGTGCACCCAGACACAGGCACCTGCAGGTGACATCCCCCCATGGCCCGTATCCCTGATACACCTCATATCCCCCCAAGCCGTGCCACTCCCCCAGCCTGGCCAAGTGCGGGCACTGACCCGCCCCCCTCACCGAGCAGGTGAGAGCCCCCTGAGCTCCATATCATCCCCACAGGGCAGGCAACAGCTCCACACTGTGCCAGTGaaagccccccaccccttgtGTGGCCCCATGCCCCATATACCCCCATGTTGCATATACCCCTCTGTGCCCCACCACCTCCCAGCATGGCCAGGCACCGGGACCAATCCCCCACCAAACAAGTGAGAAGGCCCCCATAGTCCCACACTCTTTATCCACCCCCTGTGCCCCATCACCCCCCATCACAACCTGTCATGGGCACTGACAACTCATGCACCCCACATCCCTGCCCAGCACGGGCCCCCACTGAGCAGATGAGAGTCCCCAGGTGTTCCCCATCCTCCCCATGCCCCGTATCCCTTacactcacccccttccccagcatggccacccatgggcaccgccccacccccagagcaggtGATACCCCCACACCTATCCACCCCATATCTCcaccacacacccccagccccctcccgccccagatTCCCCCAGCACAGCCAGCACTGAGCCTGGAATGGCTGGCTTTGCTGAGGGCTAAGCATTCACCCTGCCCCCGTCTCTGCccatgtccccccacccccaggccccagACCAGGTGGACGCACTGCTGCGGTGGGAAcgcaaggagctgcagaggctgaAGGTGGAGCTGGAAGGGCACATGGACATGTCGGAGGCGCACCTCaaggtggggccgggggagggagggtcacAGGCCTAGACAGCAACTAGATGCCAGGGCAGGTGCTGGGCACTAACCGGTCAGTCTGGCAGTGGGTGAGCGGGTGTGTCGGGTGGTTGCCATCCCTGCCAGTATGCCCCCTTGGGGCTGGGCGAccagctccttcctctgccgcaccccctgctgaCAGGTGCTCGAGCTCCGCGGTGCACTCAGCACTCTGTCCCGGGCACTGAAAAGCCCGGCAACCCACAGTCCAGTATCCCACTCtggtccctctggggcactggacCAGGTGCTGGAGCCGGGGCCCCTTCTCAGCGGGATGCCAGCTGCCCTTAGCCCACTATGTCAGCGCCAGGAGTACTGTCACCTCCCTGGTGGCTGGCAAAGAGTGCACCCCCCTCTGGGCCGCAGCCTGGGGGTTCTGTAGTGACAGGTTGGGGCTGTCTCCCCCACCCATGCTACCCACTGATGCGTCTTCCCATCGTAGCCTGGGCGCTGGCCCCTCCCCTGGGCGCCCGATGTGCCAGCTCCCTGCCGGTGTCTCCCCATTTGCCCCTCTTGCCAGGCTGCCCTGGCATCCCCCACGAAAACCCAGcgcaaagggagcagctcagctcaacCTGTGCCCCCTTGGGCCATCCCCTGCTGTCCTGTTTTGAGTCCCTTGCTCTGTCCCTCGCTGTGCTCTTTGCCTGCCAGTCGCCAGCCTGCCCTGTGGTCAGGGCGTCTCACCCGCAgagcctgctccaccccagggaTTGACCCACATCTATCCTTCCACCCCTCCTGCCCAGGTTCCACCCCCCTGCCCATGGCTTCCCCCTTGCTGTGCTGGGCCCTCCCCAATCTTGCGCTGAGAGAGGTGCTGCAGAGATTGGTCCCTCTGACCGCAGCTGTCTCTGAGCTGGGCACTCACACTGGCGCGCTCTCTGGCAGGAGCCGGGCGAGTGTGGGGGGCACACTGATCTGTGTTTCCTGTGTCAGGCCCTGGGCGGatgtggggagtgagggggacaCACTGACACCTGTTCCCCGTGCCAAGCACTGAGCAGATGTGGGAGTTTGAGGGTGAGGGGGACACACTGACCCCTGTTCCCCgtgccaggctctgggcaggTGTGGGGtttgagggtgtgggggggcacacTGACCCATGTCCCCTGTGCCAGGCACTGAGTGGGTGCCGGCACACCCTGGGGGCACTGTGCCAGGAGCGGGGGCAGGTgctggagctgctggggcagcCGCTGCGCATGGTGCTGCTGGAGGCCGAGCGTGACTCCTGGCTTAGCTTAAGCCGGCCCTCGTCCCCCTTCGTAGTGAGGAACCCCACCCCGGAGGCCAGCCCTGTTGGGCCCTACACGCCAGGTATGGCCTGGCCCGCTCCACCCTGGGGACCCCCCGCAGCCCTCCAAGAGCCCCCCTCGGCCCCTGTGTACCCCCATTTGCCCCCACTCATGAGCTCAGCCCCATCGGGCCCTACACGCCAGGTACGGCCcggccccaccccatcccagggaccccccccccagagcccctgtGTACCTCCGGAGACCACCCATCACTCAGCTCCTCTCAGCCCATGTACTCCCAGGGACCCCCACCCCATTGACTCCCAGGGACCCCCCCAAGAGCCCCCTCAGCCCATGAGTACCCCCATTGCCCCCCACTCACAAGCCCAGCCCCACTGAGTCCTACATGCCAGGTATGGCCTGCCCCACTCCATTCCAGGgactccctctctgccccccttcAGTCTTCCCCAGGGACCCTCCTCTCAGCCCCCCAAGAGctcccccagggacccctgccttAGACTCCCAGTGTGTCCCTCCAGGACTCCACTAaaccccccacagcacccccatatgcacccccagctcccctcaccccttTGATCCTGCCCCCCAGACCCCTTCCCCGTGTTCACCCCCCCAGGCCCATGGACGGCGTTGGGGTCACTGTGTCACAGAGGGAGGGCTGGGGTCTGCCCGGCCGGGGTGCAGTTCTGACCCCATGTCCCCCCAGAGTGCGCGGCGGCCATTGAGGAGGCGCGGTGCCTGACCCTGCGCTCCAAGGAGGTGCTGGCCACGCTCAGGGCAGCCACGGCCCAGGCCACGGCCACGCGCCACCAGGCCCAGGCTGCCCTCGATGGCAGTCTGCAGCGCAAGATGGATGAGACCCTGGCGCTCAAGGTACGGAGAGGGCAtgctccttgccccccccccacgcttcCCCACAtggaacccctgccccacacGGAACCCCGCCCCCTGTCACCCCCGCAagctgccccccacagaaccccatCCCTCCCGCTGCCCCTTGCCCCCCGCACACTGCCCCCCATGGAATCCCAGCCCTCCCCCTACCACCATggaacccctccccctgcctctacccccccccccgcatgctgCCCTGCATGGAACCCCGCCCCTCCCTCAGCACGCTGCCTCCCACAGAAACCCTGCTTCCCCTGCAAGCTGCACCCCACGGAAACCCGTCCCTCCCACAtgctgccccccacagaacccctaTCCCTTCACCCACACGCTGCTCCCACGGaacccctccctctgctcctgccccccatagaaccgctccccctgccccccacatgctgccccccacggaacccctcaccctgcccctgtcctccacatgctgccccccacagagcctccccatctccccccacatGTTGCTCCAGACGAACCCTTCCCCCTGCCTCATCCCCCCACATGCTGCCCCCCAAAGTACCCCACCTGtcctcctgcccctgcctcccacagAAGCCCTTCACCTGCCTCTGGCCCCCCGCATGCTGCCCCCCATGGAACCCCTTACCCTGTCACTGCCTCTGTGGCCGCTGGTACTACAACGCACCCTTTTAAATCTCCCGGGCCCATGGGAAATTGCCCCCTTTTCCCGCACCCGTCCCGTTGGCAGGCCTGCTTCCTAGATagagcctctgggctccagccctgctctctgctgGCGAGCCCAGTCTGTGCCCAGCCTCCCTGCGCAGAGCAGGGGGATCCGGTTCCCTCTGGGACACTGGGCACTCAGGGCATGGCTGGGAGAATGGCCTTCCCCTTGTCCACGTGCATTCGCCACTGAGCCGGGGTGGGCCTCGGCCAGTCCTTCCCCAGTGACACGCCGCAGCTCAGTCAGCCAGGCTACATTCAGACTGACCTGCCTGGAGAGCCAACAGTCTGGCCCCACCCCGGGGAGCCCTGCACAagtgaggagaaactgaggcacacacaggcaTCATCAAACTATAATGGAAAATTCCCACTTCCTCATACCTGCCCCATAAATTGCCCGGAGCCCCCAAACCAGTGGGGCTTTCTGCCTAGCTGggggagcccctgccccacatTCCCACATTCCCCAGCTCTATACCAgtcccaaagcccctgccccacactccCCACATCCCCATACCAgacccaaagcccctgccccacactcgCCCATCCCCCCAGCTCTATAccagacccacagcccctgccccacactcgCCCATCCCCCCAGCTCTATaccagacccacagaccctgccccactcTCCCTCATCCCCATACCagacccacagccctgccccacactgctcctgtgCCCCCAGCTCTATACCAGACCCACAGCCTGTGCCCCACGCTCCCCCAGGCTCTCAGCTGTATACCAGCTCCACAGCCACTGCACCATGCTCCCCCCAATCCCCCACCTCTATACCAGCCACACAGCCCCTGACCCAGACTACCCTCATCATCCCAAGCTCCTTACTAACCCCACATCCCTTGCCACAcactccccccatctccccagcacTATAccagacccacagcccctgccccacactccccccacacccacagctcTACAccagacccacagcccctgcctcaggCTACCCCGATCACCCCAGCTCCAGACCCACAGCCCATGCCCCACACTCCCCCCATTCCTATaccagccccccacagccccccagctctataccaaccccacagcccctgccccaggctaccCCCATCACCCCAAGCTCCTTACTAACCCCACAGCCCTTGCCACACACTCCCCACACTCCCCCAGCATTATAccagacccacagcccctgccccacactcccccatccccccagctctgccacatcAGGGAAGAGTGGTCAGTATACACAGTAAAGCGCTGCCCAAATAGATacagctgcagctttttaagggcCTGCACCATGGCCAGGCATTTCTTCTCTATGACCGCATAGTTCTGCTCCCGGGACAGcagcttcttgctcaggtaccCGATGGGGTGCCTCTCCCCCTTAGCAACAGCTTGCATCAGCATCGTGCCCAGACCTGAGTCTGAGGCATCAGTGAACACTGTAAAGG
The window above is part of the Natator depressus isolate rNatDep1 chromosome 14, rNatDep2.hap1, whole genome shotgun sequence genome. Proteins encoded here:
- the TEKTL1 gene encoding tektin-like protein 1, with the translated sequence MGPPDELLRGQAGPEAWRNEAKATMRAAQQLRGRCWREAVAQWRPPQPPGQPQETPYERRTRLQGWRFKLDVTAAGETLEKPPEGPGITLWKSKMKPPPWVSQLPLPCFRDHCASQSNGLAAHYASAVRLVVSRLRQALTELNEQAKCLNLSRQHLDAALAKVRTALLTNRQSALVRGHRPPAEQAPDQVDALLRWERKELQRLKVELEGHMDMSEAHLKALSGCRHTLGALCQERGQVLELLGQPLRMVLLEAERDSWLSLSRPSSPFVVRNPTPEASPVGPYTPECAAAIEEARCLTLRSKEVLATLRAATAQATATRHQAQAALDGSLQRKMDETLALKERLYMALGGMRSTLNRCQRFHGELGITQGMTMGPESSQYLEAREKLTRPLVRVYQHHVGTQLPEAQILTQGSVLLERSLQKAAANVQQMQATQRHLRASIRDKQTGFHVDASVQRLRRRRMHPRSSLGEACQLLCS